The Brevibacillus choshinensis genome includes a region encoding these proteins:
- a CDS encoding pseudouridine-5'-phosphate glycosidase, whose translation MKQYLTFTEEVRHALDNNLPVVALETTIISHGMPYPQNIEMAKEVEQIIRDNGAVPATIGIMNGKIKIGLNESELEEFATNKSVEKVSRRDFPYILASGKIGATTVAATMIAAELAGIHMFATGGIGGVHRDGEITWDVSADLTELAQTNVAVVCAGAKSILDIGRTLEYLETQGVPVVGYRTSEFPSFFARESGFGVDFRLDTPEEVGTLMDTKWKLGLKGGMIIANPVPEADALDHQKIEGVILQALKEAKDNNIAGKKVTPFLLDKVKQLTEGKSLQTNIALVRHNAEVAAKIAVAYQAAVNQGK comes from the coding sequence ATGAAACAATACCTGACCTTTACAGAAGAAGTACGTCACGCCCTAGACAACAATCTGCCAGTAGTGGCTCTGGAAACCACCATTATTTCGCACGGTATGCCATATCCACAAAACATCGAGATGGCAAAAGAAGTCGAGCAGATCATCCGCGACAACGGAGCCGTACCAGCGACGATCGGGATCATGAACGGAAAAATCAAGATCGGCCTCAATGAGAGTGAGCTGGAAGAGTTCGCGACCAACAAGTCCGTAGAAAAAGTAAGTCGCCGTGACTTCCCATACATCCTCGCGAGTGGAAAAATCGGTGCCACTACGGTAGCAGCTACGATGATCGCAGCAGAGCTGGCTGGCATTCACATGTTTGCTACAGGCGGCATCGGCGGTGTGCATCGCGATGGAGAAATCACGTGGGACGTTTCCGCTGACTTGACAGAGCTGGCTCAAACAAACGTGGCAGTCGTTTGCGCAGGTGCCAAATCGATCCTGGATATCGGCCGCACGCTCGAATACCTGGAAACGCAAGGCGTACCAGTCGTTGGCTACCGTACCTCCGAGTTCCCTTCTTTCTTTGCACGTGAGAGCGGCTTTGGCGTAGACTTCCGTCTGGATACCCCAGAAGAAGTGGGAACGTTGATGGATACTAAATGGAAGCTGGGCCTCAAAGGCGGTATGATTATCGCAAACCCGGTACCGGAAGCAGATGCTCTGGATCATCAGAAGATCGAAGGTGTCATCTTGCAAGCGCTGAAAGAAGCGAAAGACAACAACATCGCCGGTAAAAAAGTAACGCCGTTCTTGCTCGATAAAGTGAAACAGCTGACAGAAGGCAAGAGCTTGCAAACAAATATCGCACTGGTGAGACATAATGCAGAGGTAGCAGCGAAAATCGCGGTTGCGTACCAGGCAGCTGTCAACCAAGGCAAGTAA
- a CDS encoding pirin family protein produces the protein MDIRIYTRDEQAKGHFGDGEIVENKPIGFPREGSVVTRVGPLFYWAWAKSLKTFEIPLHPHSGFEILSYVLDGTVGHRDTLGNVQRVTTGGVQIMQTGSGAHHAEELSQDSELFQIWFEPHLATAVKRPPTYNQYDHEEFPAEVVEGVQVKRIIGPDTLIQLVTDSLMNDITIPAGHSYSVSLPAGYAHAVVVVEGNGLVGSNPDHLTEAQSMKTGDFVVASAEVEGNTIYQATEAAPLRIVLIQVPKDVDYPLYRKS, from the coding sequence ATGGACATTCGCATCTACACACGAGACGAACAAGCAAAAGGACATTTTGGCGACGGTGAAATTGTAGAAAACAAACCGATTGGCTTCCCACGTGAAGGGTCTGTCGTCACTCGAGTAGGTCCCCTCTTTTACTGGGCTTGGGCAAAATCATTGAAAACGTTTGAGATTCCTCTGCATCCGCATTCCGGCTTTGAAATCTTGTCCTACGTTCTTGACGGTACAGTCGGCCACCGCGACACATTGGGCAATGTTCAAAGAGTGACAACAGGTGGTGTCCAAATTATGCAGACCGGGTCGGGTGCCCATCACGCAGAAGAACTGAGCCAGGATTCTGAGTTGTTCCAAATCTGGTTTGAGCCGCATCTGGCTACTGCCGTCAAACGACCTCCGACCTACAATCAGTACGATCATGAAGAATTTCCTGCTGAAGTCGTAGAAGGTGTGCAAGTCAAACGCATTATCGGACCGGATACGCTGATCCAGCTCGTTACAGACTCACTTATGAACGACATCACGATCCCTGCAGGACATTCTTACTCGGTGAGCCTTCCAGCCGGATACGCTCATGCAGTGGTTGTCGTGGAAGGCAATGGACTTGTCGGAAGTAATCCAGACCATCTGACGGAAGCACAATCCATGAAAACAGGAGATTTCGTCGTCGCATCCGCTGAAGTCGAAGGGAATACCATCTATCAAGCCACCGAGGCTGCACCACTCCGTATCGTACTCATTCAGGTACCAAAAGACGTAGATTATCCGCTGTACCGGAAATCATGA
- a CDS encoding FMN-dependent NADH-azoreductase — MSKVLLIKANDRPVDQAVSVKLYEAFAQTYKETHQNDEVVELDLFAENLPYYGNDLLTAMFKAGRGMELGAEEQKGADLVKKYLNQFAEAEKVVIAFPMWNFTVPAVLHTYMDYLSQAGTTFKYTAEGPVGLMGDKKVALLSARGGVYSEGPMAAVEMANKYVRTLLGFWGISNITEVIVEGHNQFADKAESIVEEGVTKAAKLAETF; from the coding sequence ATGAGTAAAGTACTCTTAATTAAAGCTAACGATCGACCAGTAGATCAAGCAGTGAGCGTAAAGCTTTACGAAGCTTTTGCTCAAACTTATAAAGAAACTCATCAAAACGATGAAGTAGTGGAGCTGGACCTGTTCGCAGAAAACCTCCCTTACTACGGAAACGATCTGCTGACTGCTATGTTTAAAGCAGGACGCGGTATGGAGCTCGGCGCAGAAGAGCAAAAAGGCGCTGACCTGGTAAAGAAATACCTGAACCAATTCGCTGAAGCAGAAAAAGTGGTTATCGCTTTCCCAATGTGGAACTTCACAGTACCAGCTGTTCTGCACACTTACATGGATTACCTGTCTCAAGCAGGTACAACGTTCAAATACACTGCTGAAGGCCCTGTAGGTCTGATGGGTGACAAAAAAGTAGCACTGCTGAGCGCTCGCGGTGGCGTTTACTCCGAAGGCCCTATGGCAGCTGTAGAAATGGCTAACAAATATGTTCGCACACTGCTCGGCTTCTGGGGAATCTCCAACATCACGGAAGTTATTGTGGAAGGTCACAATCAATTCGCTGACAAAGCAGAATCAATTGTTGAAGAAGGCGTAACAAAAGCAGCGAAACTGGCAGAAACATTCTAA
- a CDS encoding DoxX family protein, protein MLDLGLLIIRLVIGLSFAAHGTQKLFGWFGGYGLKGTGGWLDSIGVKPGVMMALLAGLGELVGGLLFAAGVGTWVGALLIAFTMLIAIVKVHGQNGYWATQNGYEYNLTLIAVAIGVALIGPGAYVLF, encoded by the coding sequence ATGTTGGATCTTGGTTTGCTCATTATTCGTTTGGTCATCGGTTTGTCGTTTGCCGCACACGGTACTCAAAAGCTGTTTGGTTGGTTTGGTGGCTATGGTCTGAAAGGAACGGGCGGTTGGCTCGATTCGATCGGAGTCAAACCGGGTGTCATGATGGCCCTTCTCGCTGGTTTGGGTGAGCTTGTAGGCGGACTGTTGTTTGCCGCTGGTGTCGGAACTTGGGTTGGTGCTCTTTTGATTGCTTTTACCATGCTGATTGCGATTGTAAAAGTTCACGGTCAAAATGGATATTGGGCTACACAGAACGGCTATGAATACAACCTGACTTTGATCGCAGTAGCAATCGGGGTTGCCCTGATCGGACCAGGCGCATACGTTTTGTTTTAA
- a CDS encoding HAMP domain-containing sensor histidine kinase: MRDKPFGLQIWVIMTAFLIFITGIITVVLVSYVSVDVLINLIRLLVILSIVNICIAKFISTKITEPLRYLEKKVRKIASKEWEDPIFLDRGDEFGKLASSINMMQESLKKMEMEEEVFLQSVSHDLKTPIMVIHSYSQALADKVYLNDSFEETVAVIIKEAKSLEKKVEKLLYLNSLDYILERTSEFKQMNIKTVLENLVERFSMVHGRVTIQPDLVDLYVWGNEEELTVALENILENNMRYAATTIWITASVVWEHAKERVEILLENDGPPIEAGSFDQLFNHFYKGKNGKFGLGLFITKKIIQFHEGEVNAENKGSRVAFKISLPQAAK; encoded by the coding sequence ATGAGAGACAAGCCGTTTGGACTGCAGATCTGGGTCATCATGACTGCCTTTCTAATTTTTATTACCGGAATCATAACAGTGGTGCTCGTTTCGTATGTGTCGGTGGACGTACTGATCAACCTCATAAGATTGCTCGTCATCCTCTCGATCGTGAATATCTGTATTGCCAAGTTTATCTCCACCAAGATTACCGAACCTTTGCGTTATTTGGAGAAGAAGGTTCGGAAAATCGCAAGCAAGGAGTGGGAGGACCCGATTTTCCTGGATCGTGGCGATGAATTCGGAAAATTGGCGTCTTCCATCAATATGATGCAGGAATCCTTGAAAAAAATGGAGATGGAAGAGGAGGTATTTTTACAGAGTGTTTCCCATGATCTGAAAACACCAATCATGGTCATTCACAGCTACTCTCAGGCACTGGCGGATAAAGTGTACTTAAACGATTCCTTTGAGGAAACGGTTGCCGTTATCATAAAGGAAGCAAAAAGCCTCGAGAAAAAAGTGGAGAAGCTGTTGTACTTGAATAGTCTTGATTACATTCTGGAAAGAACCAGCGAGTTTAAACAAATGAACATCAAGACGGTTCTGGAAAACCTCGTCGAAAGATTTTCCATGGTCCACGGCCGGGTGACGATTCAGCCCGACTTGGTAGACCTGTATGTGTGGGGAAACGAAGAAGAGCTTACCGTTGCTTTGGAAAATATTTTGGAAAACAACATGCGTTATGCCGCTACGACGATTTGGATCACAGCAAGCGTGGTTTGGGAGCATGCAAAGGAGCGCGTGGAGATTTTGCTGGAAAACGATGGCCCTCCCATTGAAGCGGGGAGTTTTGATCAGCTGTTCAATCATTTCTACAAAGGGAAGAACGGAAAGTTTGGACTTGGCTTGTTTATCACGAAGAAAATTATTCAATTTCACGAGGGAGAAGTGAATGCCGAAAATAAGGGATCGCGTGTGGCATTCAAAATCTCTCTTCCCCAGGCTGCGAAATAA
- a CDS encoding amino acid ABC transporter ATP-binding protein: MIQVRQLTKSFGNLHVLKKIDAQIKRQEVVCIIGPSGSGKSTFLRCLNLLEEPSSGEVLIGGANIMDRQTNINAIRQKVGMVFQQFNLFPHKTSLENITMGLIKLKKCSKAEAEEKGRKLLEKVGLSEKADVYPRNLSGGQQQRVAIARALAMEPEIMLFDEPTSALDPEMVGEVLQVMKNLAQDGMTMIIVTHEMGFAREAADRILFMDQGTILEEGTPEELFNHSKQERTREFLRKIL; this comes from the coding sequence ATGATTCAAGTCCGGCAATTGACAAAATCATTCGGTAATCTGCACGTGCTGAAAAAAATCGATGCCCAGATCAAGCGACAAGAGGTTGTGTGCATCATCGGTCCCTCAGGCTCTGGCAAGTCTACTTTTCTCCGGTGCTTGAACCTGCTGGAAGAACCATCCTCAGGCGAGGTCTTGATCGGCGGAGCTAACATCATGGACAGGCAAACCAACATCAATGCCATCCGTCAAAAGGTGGGAATGGTTTTTCAGCAGTTTAACCTCTTTCCTCACAAAACGTCGTTGGAAAATATCACGATGGGTTTGATCAAGCTCAAAAAGTGCAGCAAGGCAGAAGCGGAAGAAAAGGGAAGGAAGCTGCTTGAAAAGGTAGGCTTGTCCGAAAAAGCGGATGTATACCCCAGAAATCTTTCCGGCGGTCAGCAGCAAAGGGTGGCGATCGCTAGGGCATTAGCGATGGAGCCGGAGATCATGCTTTTCGATGAACCCACATCTGCTCTTGACCCGGAGATGGTGGGGGAGGTTTTACAGGTAATGAAAAACCTGGCTCAGGACGGAATGACGATGATTATCGTCACGCATGAGATGGGCTTTGCCAGGGAAGCTGCCGATCGGATCTTGTTCATGGACCAGGGGACGATTCTGGAGGAAGGTACACCGGAAGAATTGTTCAACCACTCCAAACAAGAAAGAACGCGGGAGTTTTTAAGGAAAATCTTATAG
- a CDS encoding response regulator transcription factor: MSHTVFLVEDNQDLNSILQKYLENAGFTVEAFLDGLTAQQKIHANPDLWILDIMLPDTTGYTLFKEIKDVSPQTPVIFISAKNQDIDRVVGLELGCDDYISKPFLPRELIIKTQKLLGHKNGPAPTYISSVKVNGYVINRENHTIHHEGVSLSLTSKEFELLLFFIDHPNRVFTREQILDRLWEENYFGSDRVVDDTIRRIRKKMPHLPIETIYGYGYRYRLVK; this comes from the coding sequence ATGTCACATACGGTATTTTTGGTGGAAGACAATCAGGATTTAAACTCCATCTTGCAAAAATATCTGGAAAACGCGGGTTTTACCGTGGAAGCGTTTCTTGACGGACTGACCGCTCAGCAAAAGATCCATGCGAATCCAGATTTATGGATCCTGGACATCATGCTTCCGGATACAACCGGATATACCTTGTTCAAGGAGATAAAAGACGTGAGTCCACAGACTCCTGTAATCTTCATTTCCGCGAAGAATCAGGATATTGACCGGGTTGTCGGTCTTGAGCTTGGCTGTGACGACTACATTTCCAAACCATTTCTCCCCAGGGAATTGATTATAAAAACGCAAAAACTGCTCGGACATAAAAATGGTCCCGCGCCTACCTATATTTCCAGCGTCAAAGTCAACGGGTATGTCATCAATCGGGAAAATCACACCATTCATCATGAGGGTGTCAGCCTGTCTTTGACTAGCAAGGAATTCGAACTGCTGCTTTTTTTTATCGATCATCCCAATCGCGTATTCACCCGAGAACAAATTTTGGACCGATTGTGGGAAGAAAATTATTTTGGGTCTGATCGAGTTGTCGACGACACGATTCGCCGCATCCGCAAAAAAATGCCCCATCTGCCCATCGAGACGATATACGGTTACGGATACAGGTACAGGCTGGTGAAGTAA
- a CDS encoding carbohydrate kinase encodes MDKEMQILQHIRHNPFISQQELADLMGISRSAVAGYIAQLTKRGEIKGRAYVLRDEGSIACIGGANLDRKARGKQQVRLHSSNPVTIMESCGGVARNIAENLGRLGCKTSLFTSIGEDKEGEWILQETRKHGVDISQVWRLPTQRTGTYTALLDIDGEMVVSLANMDIYDALTPEMYADKWSHIAAAQAIFLDTNVPADCLAYIIERCREENIPLFVDPVSSAKAKKLPQRLDGVEAILPNREEAELLAEMSIGSIEECAEACRKIRERGVKHVIVTMGEQGVYYQSEDVSKHFTPYPTDVVDVTGAGDAFASGLLYGFVNGESFERACQLGLAASALTLKTEQSVSPLLKPEQLELTVDQYEEER; translated from the coding sequence GTGGACAAAGAAATGCAGATTTTGCAGCATATCCGGCACAATCCTTTTATCAGTCAGCAGGAATTGGCAGACTTGATGGGAATCTCCCGTTCCGCTGTTGCGGGCTACATCGCCCAGTTGACCAAGCGCGGAGAGATAAAAGGACGTGCGTATGTCTTGCGCGACGAGGGTTCGATTGCCTGCATTGGTGGAGCGAATCTGGACCGCAAAGCGCGTGGGAAACAGCAAGTACGACTGCATTCCTCCAATCCCGTCACGATTATGGAATCATGTGGAGGGGTAGCGCGCAATATTGCCGAGAACTTGGGCAGACTGGGCTGCAAAACTTCCCTGTTCACCAGCATCGGTGAGGATAAGGAAGGGGAATGGATCCTGCAAGAGACCCGAAAGCACGGTGTCGATATCAGCCAGGTTTGGCGATTGCCGACTCAGCGGACAGGCACGTATACGGCTCTTCTGGATATTGATGGAGAAATGGTTGTCTCACTGGCCAATATGGATATATACGATGCGCTGACACCGGAGATGTATGCGGACAAGTGGTCGCACATTGCCGCTGCTCAAGCGATTTTCCTCGATACAAACGTACCGGCCGATTGCTTGGCGTACATCATCGAGCGCTGCCGGGAAGAGAACATCCCACTCTTCGTGGACCCGGTCTCTTCTGCAAAGGCGAAAAAGTTGCCACAGCGATTGGACGGAGTAGAAGCCATTTTGCCCAATCGGGAAGAGGCTGAGCTGTTGGCGGAAATGAGTATCGGTTCGATCGAAGAATGCGCCGAGGCTTGCCGCAAAATCAGGGAGCGTGGCGTCAAGCATGTCATCGTGACCATGGGTGAGCAAGGCGTTTATTATCAGTCAGAGGATGTGTCCAAGCACTTCACACCGTATCCTACTGACGTCGTGGATGTGACAGGTGCTGGAGATGCCTTTGCTTCGGGATTACTGTACGGGTTCGTCAATGGCGAATCATTTGAACGAGCTTGCCAATTGGGATTGGCTGCGTCAGCACTGACCTTGAAAACAGAGCAGTCCGTATCCCCGTTGTTAAAACCGGAACAACTCGAACTGACTGTAGACCAATACGAAGAGGAGCGATAA
- a CDS encoding MarR family winged helix-turn-helix transcriptional regulator: MSDKLVRDDSLDLMVVLSRSYNWVMAHTNRDIRQHGLNPTEFGVLEVLYHKGPQPLQQIGEKILISSGNITYVVDKLEKKQLLIRKPCLEDRRVIYAELTEKGNQFLADIFPSHKEAIEKAVSGLTPEEQRQATQLLKKLGRAAQESF; the protein is encoded by the coding sequence ATGTCGGACAAACTGGTTCGAGATGATTCCCTCGATCTGATGGTCGTACTGTCGAGATCGTACAACTGGGTCATGGCCCATACGAATCGTGATATTCGCCAACACGGCCTCAATCCTACCGAGTTTGGTGTACTGGAGGTTCTTTATCATAAAGGCCCTCAACCGTTGCAGCAGATTGGTGAAAAGATCCTGATCTCAAGCGGAAACATCACCTATGTGGTGGACAAACTAGAGAAGAAGCAACTGCTGATTCGCAAGCCTTGTTTAGAGGATCGCCGGGTGATTTATGCGGAGCTTACTGAAAAGGGCAATCAATTTTTGGCTGACATCTTTCCTTCGCACAAGGAAGCAATTGAAAAAGCAGTCAGTGGCCTCACACCAGAAGAACAACGGCAAGCTACTCAATTGCTTAAAAAACTGGGTCGTGCTGCTCAAGAAAGCTTCTAG
- a CDS encoding cytochrome d ubiquinol oxidase subunit II produces the protein MTDTIIAITLLWIFVVIYSVAASFDFGAGFWSMIYLNREKTKATSIANRYLSPSWEVVNVFIVLIVVALVTFFPGATYTLGSVLLIPGSLVLLLMLIRSAFMVFSHLIHKYDKTLSIVSGITGILVPALLISVLPVTQGGFIQVTNGVEHLDWPLFFTSPHVYAYIGLAVSSTLFLSSLLLADYSYVAGAQQAFSVYRRDATLLGPITLLMAVLTVVTMNIEAAWLYDRILAYLPWLIASVFFFFVGYIALLLPPHRRLILHLPRVAVVAITIQYLLASYAYGAARLPYIVYPHVTIESSFTHPDTFHALFICYLVGFAILIPGFIYFWRLFMKDEQYVREK, from the coding sequence ATGACCGATACTATCATTGCTATTACCCTGCTGTGGATTTTCGTCGTGATCTATTCGGTTGCCGCATCCTTTGACTTTGGGGCGGGCTTTTGGTCCATGATCTATCTGAATCGCGAAAAGACCAAAGCCACATCCATCGCCAACCGCTACCTGTCCCCTTCCTGGGAAGTCGTCAACGTCTTCATCGTGCTGATCGTCGTCGCACTGGTCACCTTTTTTCCCGGAGCCACCTATACGCTCGGGTCGGTGTTGCTGATCCCCGGCAGTCTTGTCCTATTGCTGATGCTGATCCGCAGTGCGTTCATGGTTTTCTCGCACCTGATTCACAAGTACGATAAAACGCTCAGTATCGTCTCAGGCATAACTGGAATCTTGGTACCCGCATTACTAATTAGCGTACTGCCTGTGACCCAGGGTGGTTTTATTCAAGTCACCAACGGCGTCGAGCACTTGGACTGGCCTCTCTTTTTTACCAGTCCACACGTCTACGCGTACATCGGTCTTGCTGTGAGCAGCACGCTGTTTCTCTCTTCTCTCCTGCTTGCCGACTACTCCTACGTAGCGGGCGCGCAACAGGCATTTTCCGTCTATCGGAGAGATGCGACCTTGTTGGGGCCAATCACACTGCTCATGGCCGTGTTGACGGTGGTAACGATGAACATAGAAGCGGCGTGGCTGTACGACCGCATTCTCGCCTATTTGCCGTGGCTCATCGCATCCGTGTTCTTTTTCTTTGTCGGCTATATCGCTCTGCTGCTACCCCCACATCGGCGTCTGATCTTACATCTACCGCGTGTCGCCGTCGTTGCAATCACGATCCAGTACTTGCTGGCCAGCTATGCCTATGGTGCAGCCCGTCTCCCGTATATTGTCTACCCGCACGTGACGATTGAGTCGAGCTTTACCCATCCTGATACGTTCCACGCCCTGTTTATTTGCTATCTGGTCGGCTTTGCTATCTTGATCCCCGGATTCATCTACTTCTGGAGGCTCTTTATGAAAGACGAGCAATACGTCCGGGAAAAATAA
- a CDS encoding DMT family transporter: MEVSSRARGFAMVLVASLLWGVSGTVAQSLLQHHSFTTEWLVAARLLLSGTLLLLLSLFGNDRQNVWRIMSSGADVGRLFLFGILGLLGVQYTYFASIEMGNAATATLLQYLGPVFLTVYVVVRHRQLPSSAQMIALVLALIGTFLLITNGRPDKLSISAGAVVWGLASALALAFYTLYPKSLLQRWGSTIVLGWAMLIGGIGLCILTRPWQAIAIDWEITSVLGVAFLVLFGTLIAFYLYVDSLRFIKPAETSLLASAEPLSAVVATVIWLHVPFGWFEWLGAFCIIGTVFALAQKEETKKKQATVESAIEQRVSS, translated from the coding sequence ATGGAAGTATCATCGCGTGCACGTGGGTTTGCAATGGTTCTCGTCGCATCCTTATTGTGGGGAGTGTCAGGGACTGTTGCCCAGTCCTTATTGCAGCATCATTCATTTACGACAGAGTGGCTAGTGGCAGCGCGCTTGCTACTGTCAGGTACGTTGCTCTTACTGCTGTCGTTATTCGGGAACGATCGTCAGAATGTTTGGCGTATTATGAGCTCGGGTGCGGATGTAGGCAGACTTTTTCTATTTGGGATCTTAGGACTGTTAGGGGTACAGTATACGTATTTTGCTTCTATTGAAATGGGTAACGCAGCCACGGCGACCTTGCTGCAGTATTTGGGTCCCGTTTTTCTAACCGTGTATGTCGTTGTACGTCATCGACAGCTTCCCAGTTCAGCTCAAATGATTGCACTCGTGCTGGCTTTGATCGGGACCTTTTTGTTGATTACCAATGGCAGGCCGGACAAGCTCTCCATTTCTGCAGGGGCAGTGGTGTGGGGTCTCGCATCCGCGTTGGCACTAGCTTTTTATACGCTTTATCCTAAAAGCCTGTTGCAGAGGTGGGGATCGACAATCGTCTTGGGGTGGGCGATGCTGATCGGAGGTATCGGCTTGTGCATCCTGACGCGTCCCTGGCAGGCAATCGCCATTGATTGGGAGATCACATCGGTATTGGGAGTTGCGTTTCTCGTCCTGTTTGGCACCCTAATTGCTTTTTATTTGTACGTGGATAGTCTGCGCTTTATCAAACCTGCGGAAACGAGTCTCCTGGCGAGTGCCGAGCCACTGTCAGCCGTTGTGGCTACCGTCATCTGGTTGCATGTTCCGTTTGGATGGTTTGAATGGCTTGGGGCTTTTTGTATTATCGGGACCGTGTTTGCTTTGGCGCAAAAGGAGGAAACCAAAAAGAAGCAAGCGACGGTGGAATCCGCAATCGAACAACGAGTATCATCGTGA
- a CDS encoding cytochrome ubiquinol oxidase subunit I: MTRAAFGTTMAFHIIFATLGVGLPLMILLVELLFWRTKDRDYEIMAKRWTKAQAILLGVAIPSGTISGVQLSLLWPGFMEVVGKVISLPFQIEIFAFFLEALFMSIYVYAAHRLSPAMRLLSVFMVLVGATASAILITNVHAFEGTPAGFRITNGEIVDVDPWAAFFNPSFFVTAGHVTVSAYMTGAFAIAGVAAWKMLRSEKGGRVYQYHQKALLLGLIIGGSFSLLTALNGHESAQLLHEYQPEKLAAAEGLFETQAYAPLTVGGFTDRETKEVKYGIEIPWALSFLAANRFDEVVVGLDDYPEELWPPLYIHTLFNGMVGIGSLLIVVGFLGFAWKKLLRRSQFPRWVLWVFVASAPLALMGIEFGWIFACTGRQPWVIYRVMKTADAATKAAGVSTFFWIFLAVYLFLAIVTLLVFRSYFGRHPLELDPHEQQRERTAE, translated from the coding sequence ATGACCAGAGCCGCCTTTGGGACAACCATGGCTTTTCATATTATTTTTGCTACTCTCGGCGTGGGACTTCCGCTGATGATCCTGCTCGTAGAATTACTCTTTTGGCGAACCAAAGACCGGGACTACGAGATCATGGCCAAGCGCTGGACCAAAGCCCAGGCGATCCTCCTCGGTGTCGCCATTCCCTCGGGTACCATCTCTGGCGTACAGCTCTCCCTTCTATGGCCCGGGTTTATGGAAGTCGTGGGGAAAGTCATCTCACTGCCCTTTCAAATTGAGATCTTTGCCTTTTTCCTCGAAGCCTTGTTCATGTCTATTTACGTCTACGCAGCCCATCGCCTCTCCCCAGCTATGCGGCTTCTTAGTGTTTTCATGGTGCTGGTGGGAGCTACTGCCTCTGCCATTTTGATTACCAATGTCCACGCGTTTGAAGGAACACCCGCCGGCTTTCGCATCACCAATGGAGAAATCGTGGATGTCGATCCATGGGCAGCCTTCTTCAATCCGAGCTTCTTCGTCACCGCTGGTCATGTCACTGTCTCGGCTTATATGACCGGGGCATTTGCTATTGCAGGTGTAGCCGCATGGAAGATGCTGCGCTCAGAAAAAGGGGGCCGTGTCTATCAGTACCATCAAAAGGCTCTGTTGCTCGGATTAATCATCGGTGGTTCGTTCTCGTTGCTGACAGCGCTGAACGGGCACGAATCCGCACAGCTTTTGCACGAGTACCAACCTGAGAAGCTAGCCGCAGCAGAAGGCTTGTTCGAGACACAGGCCTATGCCCCGTTAACGGTAGGCGGATTTACCGATCGCGAGACAAAGGAAGTCAAATACGGAATCGAGATTCCTTGGGCATTAAGCTTTTTGGCTGCGAATCGGTTTGATGAGGTCGTTGTGGGCTTGGACGACTATCCCGAAGAGCTTTGGCCTCCTCTCTACATCCATACGCTTTTCAACGGAATGGTCGGAATCGGGAGTCTGTTGATTGTCGTCGGCTTTCTCGGCTTTGCCTGGAAAAAGCTGCTGCGACGCTCCCAGTTCCCTCGCTGGGTGCTCTGGGTATTTGTGGCGAGTGCTCCGCTCGCCCTGATGGGGATTGAGTTTGGCTGGATATTTGCTTGCACCGGTCGTCAGCCGTGGGTTATCTACCGCGTCATGAAAACAGCCGATGCCGCTACTAAGGCCGCTGGAGTCTCGACGTTTTTCTGGATCTTCCTGGCGGTCTATCTGTTTCTGGCGATTGTCACGCTGCTTGTCTTTCGCAGCTATTTCGGACGCCATCCTCTCGAGCTAGATCCTCACGAGCAGCAAAGAGAGCGTACGGCTGAGTAA